One part of the Pirellulales bacterium genome encodes these proteins:
- a CDS encoding rhomboid family intramembrane serine protease encodes MREIGTVPNARDAQRLADYLLTLGIRSRVEAKEDGSSIWVYEEDQRERGRQELEQFLSAPSDARYEQATQQARRLEREAAAREKRYSKNVIDMRDRWDTGRLGRRPVTMSLVAISCGVALIYGFGNSAEGIVRLSELWFRIPVVADGHVLGFAPLSATLQGQLWRLVTPIFIHMFPMHLLFNMFATIDLGSQVELRLGTWRMLAMVLLVAIVSNVSQNWWVGPNFGGMSGVAYGLFGYIWIRSRTDPTSGFFMYPTTVMVMMLWLILCYVGFFGSVANAAHTGGLAMGAALAFAPTIWRRLNL; translated from the coding sequence ATGCGGGAAATTGGAACCGTACCGAACGCGCGCGATGCCCAGCGCTTGGCCGATTACCTGTTGACGCTTGGAATTCGCAGCCGCGTTGAAGCGAAAGAGGACGGCTCTTCGATCTGGGTCTATGAGGAAGACCAGCGCGAGCGGGGGCGCCAGGAGCTAGAACAGTTTCTTAGTGCGCCCTCCGATGCACGCTACGAGCAGGCTACTCAGCAGGCACGACGCCTGGAGCGGGAGGCAGCGGCCCGGGAGAAGCGTTACAGCAAGAACGTCATCGATATGCGCGATCGTTGGGACACGGGCCGGCTCGGACGCCGTCCGGTCACGATGTCGCTGGTAGCGATCAGCTGCGGTGTGGCATTGATTTACGGCTTCGGTAATTCGGCCGAGGGCATCGTACGACTGAGCGAGCTATGGTTCCGAATTCCGGTCGTTGCCGATGGACATGTCTTAGGCTTTGCTCCACTTTCGGCCACGCTACAGGGACAATTGTGGCGGCTCGTGACGCCCATCTTTATTCACATGTTCCCCATGCACCTCCTCTTCAACATGTTTGCCACAATCGATCTGGGCTCTCAGGTCGAGTTGCGACTGGGGACCTGGCGCATGCTGGCAATGGTGTTGCTAGTCGCGATCGTGTCCAACGTCAGTCAAAACTGGTGGGTCGGACCGAACTTCGGCGGGATGTCCGGCGTCGCTTATGGGCTGTTTGGTTACATTTGGATACGAAGCCGCACGGATCCCACTTCCGGATTCTTCATGTACCCGACGACGGTGATGGTGATGATGTTGTGGTTGATTCTCTGCTACGTTGGTTTTTTCGGCTCCGTCGCTAACGCGGCTCATACCGGTGGACTGGCGATGGGCGCGGCACTGGCCTTTGCACCCACTATTTGGCGACGCCTGAACCTATGA